The Nitrospira sp. genome includes the window TACAATCTTCTCTAATAACAGCTTTCCTGACATCCTTTCGTATTCTAACGGTGTGTTCTTTGACACCGAGTGCAGGGTACTTCATCCTGATTCGGTTAAAGCCAAGTTATTTGGCGATAAAGGAAGAGTCGTATTTAAGCTCAATAACTCGTCACGAGGGAGAGGGATTTTCTTTTTCGATAGAGAGTCTTTCGACCTAGGTAAGATCTATAAATTGGGCAATGGATTGTTTCAGAGTTGTATTAATCAGCACGAGGTATTTCAAGAGTTTGCGAAGAAGTCTGTCGCTACACTAAGGATGACCACTGTTATTGAAGATGATGGGACAACATCGCTTAGAGCTTGTTATCTGAGATTGGGGAGCGGCACTGATACTCACGTTCAATCTGAAAGTCATACAAGGATACCGATTGACATAAAAAGCGGAGTCTTTAATAACGTTGGGTTCACTACGGATTGGTTGGAGATTGACTGTCACCCCACAAGCAAGGTGAAGTTTCAGGGGAAGTCCATTCCAGCTTACGATGATTGTCTTAAGCTGGTTACTATGCTTCACAAGAGGGTCCCGTATGCGCGATGTATAGGATGGGACGTTACTCTTGATAATAAGGAGCGCGTGAGAGTTATGGAGTGGAACGCGGAACATAATGACATAAAGTTCAGCGAGGCTACCCAAGGCCCTTGTTTTTCTGAATTACATTGGGAACGACTCAAAGATAGTTCGTAGGAGGTTCGGCGTGGGGTTCAAGTTCACCTTTAGGGCTGCCCCTGTATGATATTATCCGAAACCCAGGGTCCAAGACGACAATGGCGTTATCCGGGACATCTTTGTAAACAACCGCATTGGCCCCTATTTTCACCCTACTCCCTACATGGATTTTCCCAAAAATCTTTGCGCCTGGCGCAATGTATACATCATCTCCAATGGTCGGTACCCCTCTGCGTTCACCTTGCCCTGATACACCAATGGTCACTAATTGGGAGACATTGACGTTTCTTCCTATTCTTGCGTAGCCAGAGATTGTGATACCCCCATGATGTCCGATGTAGAATCCAGCGCCTATTTCCGCTGTTCGGCCGATGTCAATGCCCCACTTACTACGAATTCGATGAAAAAGGAGTAGGTATATTGGTTCAAGTAGTATTCTCAAAAGAAGGTTCTTCTTTTTTAGCCATTGTCCAAAACGATGGATTCCAACCGCGTGAAGCCCCGGTGAGCGGTAGCAATCGATCATTCTTCTGATCACGCTTCCCTTAGTTAAATCATAGGTTCGCAAGAAATCTTCCTTGAAGAGAAACGTAGATTGGGATGAGGTGCCATGATCGGAAGGTATTGCTGAGGTAACTTCCTCACGAAACGTCATTTTCTCAACTCTTTCTTTTTGCATACGGTCCCACTGATCTGAAGCGAATTATATCTGTACACTCCGTTTATCGATCTCTGTCGTATTATAAGAGATTGACTTTTGGAGGATCAATGTAGCGCTCCCTATTTGCCAAGCGGGCACAGTCTCTGGTGACAGAATACACTCTTCCGATTCAGCGGGCCTGTCAGGCAGTGGAGCTGGGCGGGCCATGTACTATTGGCTCTTGGTTGACGAGGCGCGGCGGGATACGCCGGTGATCGCTGCGTTGGTGGCGGTGGTAGCGGCCCACTTGTGCTGGGGTTTCTGGACGTGCGATTGACGGCTCCGGCTGGATGGGCATCCGTGGAACGCGAAACGCGCTTGACGAGTTTATTGTCAGCTGCGCTTGAATCTACCCAGACGGATCAAGAAAAGCTTTCCCAGGTCGTCCTGATCAGTCTTTGACTGTGGTGACAGAGGTGGCTCCGCTTGGTTGGACAGTTTCTGTCCGTTCCTAAGTGACGCCTGGTGGGATGAGCCTACGCGGCAGTGGGCCGTGCAGGCAGGTTCTCCCAGTACACGCGATCGGGCGTGCGTCCGTCACGCGCGCGATGCGGCCTGAGCTGATTGTAGAAGGTCATGTAGCGCCCCACCCTCTGTTGGGCGTCGGAGACAGTCTCATAGGCATGGAGAGAGACCTCTTCATACTTGCGACTCCGCCACAACCGTTCGACGAAGACGGTATCCCGCCAGCGCCCGGTCCCATCCATACTGATCTGAATGCCATAGTCTTTCAGGAGTCCCGTGAACGCCTGGCTGGTGAACTGACACCCTTGATCCGTGTTGAAGATCTCTGGGCAGCCATATCGGGTGACCGCCTCCAGGCAGAAATCGGTGGTCAACGTGTTGGAGAGCCGCCACGCCAACACTCGGCGACTCGCCCAGTCCAGGATGGCACAGAGATACAGAAAGCCGCGCTGCATCGGAATATAGGTGATATCCGACGCCCAGACATGGTTCGGCTGTGTGATGGGCAGCTGGTGCAGCAGGTAGGGATAGATCCGGTGGGCGGGATGCCGTTGACTGGTGCGGGGCTTGCCGTACACGGCCATGATTCCCATGCGACGCATGAGCGTGGCCACCTGCCGCCGCCCAATGGCGTGGCCCTCTTGCCGTAAGAGATCACGCAGCATGCGGGCACCGGCAAACGGATACTGCAGATGGAGCTCATTAATCCGGCGCATGAGCACCAGTGTGGTGTCAGAGACCGGTCTCGGCCGATAGTAGGCCGTCGACCGAGACAGCCCGAGGAGCTGACACGATCGGACCACGGGCAATGTGTGCGAGGGATCAATCATCGCTGTGCGCTCAGCACGCCCGCCTTGATGAGCGCCCCTTCTCAACAATCATGCTCCAGGGTCAGTTGCCCGATCTTGGCGTGCAGCGTCTTGAGATCCGGCGCCTCCGACGGCGCCTTCGCCCCGCCAAAGACGTCGGCTGCCCGCGCCAACAATTGCTGCTTCCATTCGGTGATCTGGGTGGGGTGGACGCGGAATGGCTCAGCCAATTCGACCAAGGTCTTGTCGCCCTTGACGGCGGTCAACGCCACCTGCGCCTTAAAGGTCCCGCCGTCATTCCGCCTCGTTCGTTTCATCGCCTCGCTCCTTTGGTTCGCCACCAGTGGGTGACGTTGGTGAAGCCAGGCTCCCACTTAGCATACTGTCGGAATTTCCAGAGCCCCCTCACTCCTTTTGTCGAGGATCGCCAAAGGCATCGGTCTACTCTATTCTTGAGGACGCCGTCGTGTTCTGAGTTGACGTCACCTGAGAACAGTTTTGAACAAACTTGAAAAAATTCTTACATTTTCCTCTATATTAATAGGCATGTATAAGAGGTCTCTTATGGCATGATAATTGATGTAGCTGGAATTTGGCGCACAGCGACAATTCTAACGACATAGGCGCATAATCAACGTTTTGCGGAAGGGGTGGAGACGCCAAATGATTCGACTCAAGCGAGCAACCAGTGTTTGTATTCTGGCCAGTGTCCTCGTGCAAGCCGTGGCGGCCCACGCGGTAACGTACTATGTTGCCACGACCGGGAGCGATAGCAATCCTGGCACAGAAAAAAAACCGTGGCAAACGGTGGCCTATGCTGTGGCTGCCATGGTCGCAGGGGATACAACCTATGTCCGGGCTGGGACATATCATGAAGGGATAATCCGATTTTCGAAGTCAGGGACGAAGGCGGCTCCTATCAAGCTTGTTAACTATTCAGGAGAATCTCCTGTTATTGACTGTATTGACAAGAACGCGTTTCATCGCATTCTCATCCAAAATTCAGCTGGACCCAAATTCGCCATTGGATGGATCACGGTTGAAGGATTTGAGATACGAAACTGTTATGAGGGCATTAAAGTCAACGGTGTAAATGATCTGACGATTCGACGAAACTGGATTCACGACAATAAATTTCAAGGGATTCTCGGGAATGGCACCAGGATTCTGATTGATCGAAATATTATCAATCACAACGGTCAATTCGATGAGTGTTTAACGAATCCGCCAGCATGCAACTTGGATCATGGCATATACCTGGCCGGTACAGCGGTCACAGTTACGAACAATCTCATTTACGACAATCTCACGTCAGGTATTCAAACAACTGGGTCGCTCAGGTACGACTCTGCAAAGTATCCGGGACCAGAGTATGTCGACGCCCACGATTGGGTCATCGCTAACAATACCATTGCGTACCAAGCTTATGGTCCCGCGATTGTGCTCTGGGGTTCTACGATTCTGAACACACAAATCAAGAATAATATTTTCTATGAGAACCGCGTTAACGGCAGGTCTGCTCAATCGAATGGGATCGCATTCACGTCGATGACCGGGACTGGTATCACGATCAAAAGCAACCTCTCCTATGCGAGTGGGTCTGGTGGGGCGATTTTTCTCGGCCCTGGGGCGACCGAAGGGGTCCATTACACGCAATCCGACAATATCGTGAATGTAAGTACACCGGCATTCGTCAATGCTCCAGCCACGCTTCCGGCGTCGCCGAATTTCGCCCTAACCGAACGAAGCCCGGCCATCGATGCAGGCGGGTCTCTCGCTATGACTAGCATTGCGGTCAACGGCATTCAGCGGCCCCAAGGAGCTACGTATGATATTGGTGCCTATGAATACGACCCTGCTGGAGACGGTCGACCTCCTCGTGCGCCAACGACACTCAGAGCTAACTGAGCGTTTGTAAGTTCTCTGTAGATCGAGACAGTCAGCAGGCGAATCTTTTGGCACAATGATAACCCTCTCCAGAAGGTTCAAGGAGGCCGATGCTGGGCGTCCGGCTTTGGCCCTCTTGAGAATGACTGCGATCTGCGTTTCCGCGAACTTCGATTGCTGCATGAGAACCTCCTGGCTAGGGTAACCGTTCTGCCAGAATGTTCTCCTCCTGAGCCATCTGAAGAGTGTGGAAGCTTACAAGATGGCTTGATTGCGGGTGAACACCACAATACCTTCACAAGGCCCTACACTATATAGCCTCCATAATAACGTTACATTATTGATACGGACGCATATGGCCTTGGACCTGCGTGGGGGATGGTGCTGGATGCTGCGAAATGTTGATGTCAGGGCCAATGCCTCAAAGCACAAGACGATGAGCTACGGGCGGATGGTGACCGAAGAGGCGCGGCTCACGGCGGAAGTCAAACGGCTGTTGACGCAGGCGGAAGCCGCTGATGCTCAGGATGATGCCACCTATGGCCTCAATCGGCGAGGCGATGAACTGCCCGCCGAACTGGCGCGTCGGGAGCAGCGACTCCAGACGATTCGGGCGGCCAAGGTGGTGTTGGAACAGGAGGCTCAGGCGGAGGCGACCCTCACCCAGGCCGCCCACGCGGCGCGCGCCACTTCACGGATCCGGAAAGCCGGATCATGCCAGCGTCAGACGCCAAGGGGAGTGTCGTGCAAGGGTATAACTGTCAAGCGGCCGTCGATGCGACCGCGCAGATCATCGTCGCCGCTGACGTCACCGATGAAGCGAATGACAAGCAGAAAGCCCAGCCGCTGCTGACCCAGGTCCTCGTCAATACCGAGCAGGTGCCCCGGACCGTGAGCATGGACGCAGGGTATTTCAGCGAGGCGAACGTCACGGCCAGCATGGCCCTGGGCTGCTGGCCCCTCATCCCACCGGACCGCCAGCTTCACAGCCAGGCCGTGCCGATGGCTTCCCGTGGACGGCCGCCAGCGGGACTGTCGGTGGCCGATCGCATGCGCCGTACGCTCCGCACGAGGCGCGGACGACGGGGCTACGCCCGGCGCAAAGCGATCGTCGAGCCGGTGTTCGGTCAGATCACGCAGGGCCGTGGCTATCGACAATTCCTGTTGCGCGGGATGCCGCAAGTGCGGGGTGAATGGGCGCTCATCTGTACCACGCATAATGTCCTGAAACTCTGGCGGGCCCTCGCTCATCGGCCCCGAGGTCCCGGACACCGCCTGCGCACGCTGAGCGGCAGCCGGAAGGCGAACCGAAGGAGACCGAGATAGCGACAGGGTCCTGTGTCGAGCCAGGTGCAGCCGAACATGGACTGACTCCACGGTCAAGTTCATGGTGCTCTCAAGTCAATGTCGGACAGGTTCCTAGTAGTCGAAACGGATCAGAAAGGGCGACCGATGTCTACCGATACTCACCTGACTCCGAAGGAAAAGCAGAACCGCTACCGCCGGCGTTTAAGGCGTAAGGGACTGCGTCCGGTACAGATCTGGGTGCCTGATACGCGTGCCGAAGGGTTCGCCGGCGAATGCCGACGACAGGCTCGGCTAACTGCTCGTTCGGTGCAGGAAAAGTCTGCTCTCGACTTCATCTCGGAGATCGCCGATTGGGACAACGCATAGGACGTGGCGACATCGTGACCGTGGCTGCAAAGGGCCACTACAGCAGAAAACCACCCCCTGCTCTTGTCTTGCAATCCGATCTCTTCTCTCCCCTTGGCAGCGTCACGATCTGCTTATTGACCACCGAAATTCTCGACGCGCCTCTGTTCCGCCTGACCGTTGATGCAGCTTCATCGAGCGGCCTTCAGCACACCT containing:
- a CDS encoding type II toxin-antitoxin system PemK/MazF family toxin, whose protein sequence is MGQRIGRGDIVTVAAKGHYSRKPPPALVLQSDLFSPLGSVTICLLTTEILDAPLFRLTVDAASSSGLQHTSQIMIDKIVTVPRETIGARIGSLNGELMVRVDRSLAVFLGIV
- a CDS encoding sugar-transfer associated ATP-grasp domain-containing protein, coding for MTQAKRIVKRIEGVKGSLSQHVVRQCNAYAIDILGHRHFAAWLYVYSAIAGSFKEGWIPDNYYGSVVVPKLKGDYGKVSSLKPLNSTIFSNNSFPDILSYSNGVFFDTECRVLHPDSVKAKLFGDKGRVVFKLNNSSRGRGIFFFDRESFDLGKIYKLGNGLFQSCINQHEVFQEFAKKSVATLRMTTVIEDDGTTSLRACYLRLGSGTDTHVQSESHTRIPIDIKSGVFNNVGFTTDWLEIDCHPTSKVKFQGKSIPAYDDCLKLVTMLHKRVPYARCIGWDVTLDNKERVRVMEWNAEHNDIKFSEATQGPCFSELHWERLKDSS
- a CDS encoding antitoxin MazE family protein; amino-acid sequence: MSTDTHLTPKEKQNRYRRRLRRKGLRPVQIWVPDTRAEGFAGECRRQARLTARSVQEKSALDFISEIADWDNA
- a CDS encoding IS3 family transposase (programmed frameshift) produces the protein MKRTRRNDGGTFKAQVALTAVKGDKTLVELAEPFRVHPTQITEWKQQLLARAADVFGGAKAPSEAPDLKTLHAKIGQLTLEHDLLRRGAHQGGRAERTAMIDPSHTLPVVRSCQLLGLSRSTAYYRPRPVSDTTLVLMRRINELHLQYPFAGARMLRDLLRQEGHAIGRRQVATLMRRMGIMAVYGKPRTSQRHPAHRIYPYLLHQLPITQPNHVWASDITYIPMQRGFLYLCAILDWASRRVLAWRLSNTLTTDFCLEAVTRYGCPEIFNTDQGCQFTSQAFTGLLKDYGIQISMDGTGRWRDTVFVERLWRSRKYEEVSLHAYETVSDAQQRVGRYMTFYNQLRPHRARDGRTPDRVYWENLPARPTAA
- a CDS encoding right-handed parallel beta-helix repeat-containing protein, which translates into the protein MIRLKRATSVCILASVLVQAVAAHAVTYYVATTGSDSNPGTEKKPWQTVAYAVAAMVAGDTTYVRAGTYHEGIIRFSKSGTKAAPIKLVNYSGESPVIDCIDKNAFHRILIQNSAGPKFAIGWITVEGFEIRNCYEGIKVNGVNDLTIRRNWIHDNKFQGILGNGTRILIDRNIINHNGQFDECLTNPPACNLDHGIYLAGTAVTVTNNLIYDNLTSGIQTTGSLRYDSAKYPGPEYVDAHDWVIANNTIAYQAYGPAIVLWGSTILNTQIKNNIFYENRVNGRSAQSNGIAFTSMTGTGITIKSNLSYASGSGGAIFLGPGATEGVHYTQSDNIVNVSTPAFVNAPATLPASPNFALTERSPAIDAGGSLAMTSIAVNGIQRPQGATYDIGAYEYDPAGDGRPPRAPTTLRAN
- a CDS encoding transposase, whose amino-acid sequence is MQGYNCQAAVDATAQIIVAADVTDEANDKQKAQPLLTQVLVNTEQVPRTVSMDAGYFSEANVTASMALGCWPLIPPDRQLHSQAVPMASRGRPPAGLSVADRMRRTLRTRRGRRGYARRKAIVEPVFGQITQGRGYRQFLLRGMPQVRGEWALICTTHNVLKLWRALAHRPRGPGHRLRTLSGSRKANRRRPR